Part of the Henckelia pumila isolate YLH828 chromosome 2, ASM3356847v2, whole genome shotgun sequence genome is shown below.
ataagaatactcccggttataagaaataaagtgtgctgatttcgtcaaatgatcaacgacaacccagatagcatcacactgacgtgacgtcataggcaagtgggtaacaaaggccatagtcacgtgctcccacttccattcgagaatctcaagattctgcagtaatccacctggtcgtcgatgttcagccttgacctgttgacaaactaaacatctcgaaacaaattgatacacactcctcttcatccctttccaccagaatctagttcgcaagtccttatacattttcatgctaccaggataaactgacaatcgactcctgtgagcttgagaaagaatatcgttcctgagctccgcaacattaggtacaaccactcgattagataagcacaataaaccatctgcctgaaaatggaatccagatgtattaactccattggctagacgtgccaaacgctgagtcttaacatcagatatctgagcatctctgatccgagaatacaatgctggctcagatagaatagtatacaatcgaatcccatttctccctttcttgtgcttgagcgtaaaattCAAAGAACAGCATTCTTGTATCATATGAgttacttcactagtctgaagtgcagaaagtctcactttccgactcaaggcatcagcagtaagattaacagaacctggatgatatttgatttcacaatcataatctttcagaagatccatccagcgtctctgtcgcatattcaactcctcgcctgttcaagattctcgcctcccaccaaaggtttcggtcctacttgcatgaacttattgatagagtagcgacgtctaccctcatgatgacgatgttgatcatcatgatggcggtgacgatgatgatgatgaccacctccctggccaacactaccgtgactctcgtcagccatatcctgaaaagaattgcacattaaaatcccaaatgcgcaagaattactagactaaatcccaagtactaatcccaaaatctaagaatgctctgataccaaaaatgtagtgaccctgcatggtatcacctactaactggcaactaatagcatgcattaaacttaatacagcaaaataacttaacagagtaaaacatgcggaaacaaaaccataaattacatatcagattattaatataatccagacttaaatctgtagtgatacaaccaaatcgaaaccttaaacagtaaacattatacagctatatcagatcctgctgtataataaaatcctcaaggctcctgctccctagtcctgccttgaactaccagcttcgtccatcctgcgacctgccccatggaatagggtgtccaagataacaactaggacgtgagcgctaacgcccagtacatagacatgagtaaacatatgtatataatgcatgcaacatgatgactggtacagggtcatctgaaaagtcatgctcagaaccggcgccacatgagtgctgccatcgCACGgttcaacctctgggtgcaaccacactcgtctagtacactagagtagacagacataaatgcccccgccgtcgcggtactctcagtgacagactatcgagtatagagctgagcggctctatagtcaggtataacaaggtataggctcaacgtgtatatgcacatgacatatgagtatagaaaacggtaaatcatatatcatgcaatataataatgccaaataaatgcaacatataaacatgtatacccgctggcaatctcagtcaatgtgtacgtacatctaggctagttcaagtataataggatcctaggttccaaacctatattcaaaagttcaccgtatcactacataaattctataatccttaactaagctaataagtactcccaaaacttaaacagattcccggaccataccttcgtccgtagttagccctttgaagtcgctagtcccggatgactataaccacaccttggttattccagaatctctattataaccgatagggccctcaagtgtatatctcacactatataactgaagaagaaactcgggaattcgtatttccaaatgaaatcgaacgagccctatttataggcaaaattcccggccaggatcgaaactttcgatttcaggatcggagcttccgatccagctcattgcgtgcatgcaggacacgccaggatcggaacttccgatcgggcgatcgaagcttccgatctgctctacgttcaacacttgtcaaaactcgcggctgagtcatcgaacatTGCTGGAAGCCGGAGATCGaaacttccgttcctggatcggagcttccgatctcgtgctttcactgagcttccgaagtggctgggatcggagcttccgatctgggtttggagcttccgatccgacccaaactcaaaagcccaaattctcttctgaagcccaattaaaatcCGGAatcggttaattactaacccttaattatgtttaatatattattatcttaaaatggaatctgggttactacatgcaTGAAGTTCGGCACGTAGGCTGCACAAATATAATATCTGGAACAATAACAATAAGGTGTCCAAAGCCTAATAATCCAGAAACAGTTATCGATGAAATAACACAATATGTTATGTCCCAATATTCTAAATTAATGTCATAATAACATGTAACACGACATTTAGCATGTAAATTATGTCGAGTTCCCCGAAAATCGCATCGAAAACGCGGTGGAAACTAAATTTTTTTCCATATATCAATTCTTAATATAAAACAAGAAAGATGTTACCACACGATAGATCGGGGATGGATACTCATATCTTGTTCCACATTTGACACCAAAAGTAgacttgcaaaaaaaaaaaggttccaCCACAAAAATGATTTACCACGAAAAAGTGGGTACGTACTCGAAAATCTAAGCTATAGGGATGGAAATTTTCCCTGCGGGTTCAGGTATCCGTGGGGAAAAACCCAAAACGGGGCGGATTCGGGGGAGTATTTTCGAGTATGGGCTCGAGTTtgaggatttttaaaaattcccgcAACATATTTGGGTGGGTATGGGGATGCTATCTAtttacgggagttgcatctattTATTTACAAGATTTGTTTTGATATGATATTCCTTTGAATCGCTTGAAACCCTAAATCCCTTTTTGAATTCATTTCCgctgaaaaatatataaatgtaAATTGCAGGAGCTATGCCAGAGGAAGAGCTGGAATTTACCTGAATGTGTCACCATGAAAGAGGACATAGACCACCTTCCCAGATTCAAAGCCATTGCTGTGGTTAACGGCCTCAATTTCGAGACTCCGCCTGAATGCAAGTCTGCCAAGAAAGCTCAAAACTCGGTGGCTAAAATGGCTTATGATCACTTCACTATTTCGACGCCTCCTCGTGTAAATGGCCATTGGCCAACAGTCTCCCTCTGCTGTGGTTCCAAGGTGTTCTTTCCCAGTCGCGCCTATGCCCGAAATGTTGCTCTTTGAGCCGGTTCCGGTTTCTCCGCTTCCATCATCAGTTCCACTCCCACATCAAAATGGGGTGAGCAAAAGTACATGCtcaaaaatatcaaacaaaATTCCCACATGCATGAAATTCGGCCCGTAGGCTGCACCAATATAATATCTGGAACAATAACAATAAGGTTGCCAAAGCCCAATAATCCAGAAACAGTTATCgatgaaataccaaaatatgtTATGTCACAATATTCTAGATTATGTCATAATAACATGTAACACGACATTTAGCATGTAAATTATGTCGAGTTCCCCGAAAATCACATCAAAAATGCGGTGGAAGCTAAAAAATTTTTCATCTGTCAATTCTTAAtataaaacaagaaaaatgtTACCACACAATATATCGGGGATGGATACTAATATCTTGTTCCACATTTGACCCCAAAAGTAGACTTGCCAACAAAAAAAAGAAGGTTCCACCACAAAaatgatctatcacaaaaaatGGGTACGTATTCGAAAGTCTATGCTATAGGGATGGAAATTTTCCCTGCGGGTTCGGGTATCCGTGAGGAAAACCCGAAACGGGGCGGGTTCGGGGGAATATTTTCGGGtatgggttcgggttcgggttcggggatttttaaaaatccccgcaACATATTGGGGTGGGTATGAGGATGCTATCTATTTACGGGAGTTAATCTATTTATTTACGAGATTTGTTTTGATATGATATCCCTTTGAATCGCTTGAAACCCTAAATTCCTCTTCAAATTCATTTCCGctaaaaaatttataagaatAAATTGCAGGAGCTATGCCAGAGGAAGAGCTGAAATCTACCTGAATACATCACCGTGAAAGAGGGCTTAGACCACCTTCCTAGATTCAAAGCCATTGTTGTGGTTAACGACCTCAATTTCGAGACTCCGTCTGAATGCAAGTCTGCCAAGGAAGCTCAAAACTCGGTGGCTAAAATGACCTATGATCACTTCACTATTTCGACGACTCCTCGTGTAAATGACCATTAGCAAACAGTCTCCCTCTGCTGTGGTTCTAGGGTGTTCTTTCCTAGTCGCGCATATGCCCGAAATGCTGCTCTTTTAGCCGATTCCGGTTTCTCTGCTTCCATCATCAGTTCCACTCCCACATCAAAATGGGGTGAGCAAGAGTAAATGCTCAAGAATATCCAACAATATTCCCATGTGCATGAAGTTCGGCATGTAGACTGCACCAATATAATATGTAGAACAATAACAATAAGGTGACCAAAGTCCAATAATCCAGAAACAGTTATCGATGAAATAACACAATATGTTATGTCCCAATATTCTAAATTAATGTCATAATAACATGTAACACGACATTTAGCATGTAAATTATGTCGAGTTCCCCGAAAATCGCATCGAAAACGCGGTGGAAACTAAATTTTTTTCCATATATCAATTCTTAATATAAAACAAGAAAGATGTTACCACATGATAGATCAGGGATGTATACTCATATCTTGTTCCACATTTGACCCCAAAAGTAgatttgccaaaaaaaaaaaaagttccaCCACAAAAATGATGTACCACGAAAAATGGGGTACATACTCGAAAATCTAAGCTATAGGGATGGAAATTTTCCCTGCGGGTTCGGGTATACGTGAGAAAAAACCCAAAATGGAGCGGATTTGGGGGAGTATTTTCGGGtatgggttcgggttcggggaattttaaaaatccccgcAACATATTGGGGTGGGTATGAGGATGCTATCTGTTTATGGGAGTTGCATCTACTTATTTACAAGATTTGTTTTGATATGATATCCCTTTGAATCGCTTGAAACCCTAAATCCACATTTGAATTCATTTTCGTTGAAAAATGTATAAAAGTAAATTGCAGGAGCTATGCCAGAGGAAGAGCTGGAATCTACCTGAATACACCACCGTGAAAGAGGGCATAGACCACCTTCTCAGATTCAAAGCCATTGCTGTGATTAACGACCTCAATTTCGAGACTCCGCCAGAATGCAAGTCTGGCAAGGAAGCTCAAAACTCGGTGGCTAAAATGGCCTATGATCACTTCCCTATTTCGATGCCTCCTCGTGTAAATGGCCATTGGCCAACAGTCTCCCTCTGTTGTGGTTCCAAGGTGTTCTTTCCCAATCGCGCCTATGCCCAAAATGCTGCTCTTTGAGTCGGTTTCGGTTTCTCCGCTTCCATCATCAGTTCCACTCCCACATCAAAATGGGGTGAAAAAGAGTACATGCTCACGAATATCAAACAATATTCCCATGTGCATGAAGTTCGGCCCGTAGGCTGCACCAATATAATATCTGGAACAATAACAATAAGGTGGCCAAAGCCCAATAATCCAGAAACATTTATCgatgaaataccaaaatatgtTATGTCCCAATATTCTAGATTAATGTCATAATAACATGTAACACGACATTTAGTATGTATATTATGTCGAGttccccgaaaatcacataaaaaACGTGGTGGAAACTAAAAAATTTTACATCCATCAATTCTTAAtataaaacaagaaaaatgtTACTACACAATATATCGGGAATGGATACTCATATCTTGTTTCACATTTGACCCCAAAAGTATACTtgccaacaaaaaaaaaaaaggttccaCCACAAAAATGATCTACCACGAAAAAAGTGATCCGTACTCGAAAATCTAAGTTATAGGGATGGAAATTTTCCCTGCGGATTCGGGTATCCGTGGGGATAACCCGAAATGGGGCtggtttgggggggggggggtattTTCGGGTATGGGTTTGGGTTcgggaattttaaaaaatccccGTAACATATTGGGGTGGGTATGGGGATGCTATCTATTTACGGGATTTACATCTATTTATTTACGAGGTTTGTTTTGATATGATATCCTTTAAATCGCTTGAAACCCTAAATCCCTCTTTGAATTCATTTTCGCTGAAAAATGTATAAGTGTAAATTTCAGGAGCTATGCCAGAGAAGAGCTGGAATCTACCTGAATACACCACCATGAAAGAGGGCATAGACCACCTTCACAGATTCAAAGCCATTGCTGTGGTTAACAACCTCAATTTCGAGACTTCGCCTGAATGCAAGTCTGCCAAGGAAGCTCAAAAATCGATGGCTAAAATGGTCTATGATCACTTTACTATTTCGACCCCTTCTCGTGTAAATGGCCATTGGCAAACAGTCTCCCTCTGATGTGGTTCTAGGGTGTTTTTTCCCAGTCGCGCATATGCCGAAAATGCTGCTCTTTGAGCCGGTTTCGATTTCTCCGCTTCCATCATCAGTTTCACTCCCACATCAAAATGGGGTAAGCAAGAGTACATGCtcaagaatattcaacaatatTCCCAGGTGCATGAAGTTCGGCACATAGTTTGCACCAATATAATATCTGGAACCATAACAATAAGGTGACCAAAGCCCAATAATCCAGAAACAGTTATCGATGAAATAACACAATATGTTATGTCCCAATATTCTAAATTAATGTCATAATAACATGTAACACGACATTTAACATGTAAATTATGTCGAGTTCCCCGAAAATCGTATCGAAAACGCGGTggaaactaaattttttttccatataTCAATTCTTAATATAAAACAAGAAAGATGTTACCATACGATAGATCGGGGATGGATACTCATATCTTGTTCCACATTTGACCCCAAAAATAGACTTGCCAAAAAAAAAGGTTCCACCACAAAAATGATCTACCACGAAAAATAGGGTACGTACTCGAAAATCTAAGCTATAGGGATGGAAATTTTCCCTGCAGGTTCGGGTATCCGTGGGAAAAAACCCGAAATGGGGCGGATTCGGGGGAGTATTTTCAGGTATGGGTTCGGGTtcgagaaattttaaaaatcccgcAACATATTGGAGTGGGTATGGGGATGCTATCTAtttacgggagttgcatctattTATTTACAAGATTTGTTTTGATATGATATCCCTTTGAATCGCTTGAAACCCTAAACCCTCTTTGAATTCATTTCCGCTGAAAAATGTATAAGAGTAATTGCAGGAGCTATGCCTGAGGAAGAGCTGGAATCTACCTGAATACACCACCGTGAAAGAGGGCATAGACCACCTTCCAAGATTCAAAGCCATTGGTGTGGTTAACGGCCTCAATTTTGAGACTCCGCCTGAATGCAAGTCTGGCAAGGAAGCTCAAAACTCGGTGGTTAAAATGTCATATGATCACTTCACTATTTCGACTCCTCCTCGTGTAAATGTCCATTGGCCAACAGTCTCCCTCTGCTGTGGTTTCAAGGTGTTCTTTCCCAGTCGCGCCTATGCCCAAAATGCTGCTCTTTGAGCCGGTTCCGGTTTCTCCGCTTCCATCTGGAACAATAACAATAAGGTGTCTAAAGCCCAATAATCCAGAAACAGTTATGGATGAAATAACACAATATGTTATGTCCCAATATTCTAGAATAATGTCATAATAACATGTAACTTGACATTTAGAAGGTAAATTATGTCGTGTTctccaaaaatcaaatcaaaaaagttggaaactaaaaaattttccatccataaattcttaatataaaacaagaaaaatgtTACCACACGATAGATCGGGGATGGATACTCATATCTTGTTCCACATTTGACCCGAACAGTAGACTTgccaacaaacaaaaaaaaggtTTCAACACAAAAATGATCTACCACGAAAAATGGGATACGTAATCGTAAATCTAAACTATAAGGATGGAAATTTTTCCTGTGGGTTCGGGTATCCGTGGGAAAAACCCGAAACGAGGCGGGTTTTGGTATGAGTTCGGgttcggggatttttaaaaatttccgcAATATTttggggcgggtatggggatgctaTCCACATCCCCGAACCCTacccgataataataataataataataataataataataataataataataataataataataataataataataataataataataataataataatacgaATAAAAtagtatataaatattttaattatcaaattttattaaatctgaaatattataaaaaattaaaattaaaattattattattatttggtttatatatatttttatacattatatattCGTTTATGATAACGtaattttttataacataaaaatattatttgaatctcaTTCATGTTACGTACACATATAAACTTTgtatattaatctatgtatattttttatttattttgataaatttataaataatatataatcttaataaattttttattcatagtattttatttaaaataataattttgattgatcgaaatatttgtaatttaaaatatttttattaattttaaaagttaatattataataaaaaatttgacccaaattattttatgtattttatcataaaattgaataataatttttatattcttatataataaattttactaatatcatatatatatatatatataaatattttataataaaatgtatttataatatatatatattttcggaTATGAGTACGGGGATGAAGACTTGGTCACCGCGGGGATGAGGATGGGGATGGGGAATCCCCGATAAAAAATTATGGGGATCGGGGCGGGTATGAGGATGATGTTCGAATTCGGGGACGGGAATAGGGAAGGCATCCTCGTCTCCATCACGTCTCATTGTCATCCCTACTAAGCTACATTGATTGATGTCTAAACACTAAACTAATCGATAATACACTAAAAAATTAAAGGAATTTCATTTGACCCTTTTTTCCAATACCTTATCTCCAACAAATCTGCAACTTAAATAATTTCTCATCTCAACCAATTTCCTATATCCAACTCTGGGATAAGGAAAGAAACAACAAGAAAGGAAATCGATGGACTCCGACAATGCTTCTAGATGCTGAAATAATGCAAACGGTTGTGGTGGAGGTGGGAAATGCCATGCAACGAGTTAGGAGTTTGGACaattactttaaaaatatttttagtattttatcaGTAAAAAAAACTTGAACTTTTTGTCTTTCGACAAGATCTTTgtaaaaagtttttttaaaataattttgtaaaaatGTTATCCAAgtatagttttaaaaaaaaccattGAGATTTATTTTTTGATGTTTAATAGAATCGAAgacaatgatatataaaaatcaaacatattaCTTTTAATTCTAAAAATGTTTTTATGAAATAGTTGACCAAACCCATATTTATTTCTAAAGGCacgtttttaaaaatattttataaaaattttgtaaaaaatactttaataaaaatattttataagtacttgtccaaataaagtataataaatGAATAGATCTGGTTagatttagttttattttattttgtgaaatCTCTTTGGTCAAGATGTGAGCCATATCTAGTATTCATCAATACCCAAGTAGTAGAATTAATGAAAATATTTcgttcaatataaaacatacatTTCTCATAATGCTCTGATCTAGGAATTTAGTGAAATTACAACACTATTAACCAGGTTTAATTTGTTACAATGAAAATACAGTTGTCCATCTTTCTTAGTTGCCACTActtccttttttattttcattttcttcTTCTGTGGCTTGAGACCATCCCCCTCTTTTTACTTTTAGGCTTCGAACTTTTCTTAGACTTTGACGAAGCTACCGACAAGGAAAACTGGATTTTCCTTTTCGACAgagaactaaatttttttttagcatATTGACCAACTTATCAATGGAACAATCAATCTTATTCATTTTATAGTTGATCACGAACCCGAAAAAGGAGCTCGAAAAAGACCATGAGGTCAAATCCACGGATAGCTCATGAGGTATGGTTACTTCAAAGTTTCTTAATTTCTCGATCAAAGATATAATATTCACACTATGTTCATGGACCGAAACCCTGCATCACATGGGTGATGAAAACAGTTCTAGTCTAAGTAACCTTGTTTATTGACCAAACAACACTTGCAGGTGATCGTATATGTCAGTAGCATAGGCAAAATCCTCATTGCAAC
Proteins encoded:
- the LOC140878140 gene encoding double-stranded RNA-binding protein 1-like: MPEKSWNLPEYTTMKEGIDHLHRFKAIAVVNNLNFETSPECKSAKEAQKSMAKMVYDHFTISTPSRVNGHWFGYPWEKTRNGADSGEYFQELCLRKSWNLPEYTTVKEGIDHLPRFKAIGVVNGLNFETPPECKSGKEAQNSVVKMSYDHFTISTPPRVNVHWPTVSLCCGFKVFFPSRAYAQNAAL